Proteins encoded within one genomic window of Arachis ipaensis cultivar K30076 chromosome B08, Araip1.1, whole genome shotgun sequence:
- the LOC107612028 gene encoding vacuolar protein sorting-associated protein 51 homolog, translating into MLVYKNYNKFISATDTIKRMKSNISGMETNMEQLLEKIMSVQSRSDSVNTSLFDKREHIEKLHPTCNLLRKVQFIYDFPDRLNKCIKSEAYADAFRFYTGAIPILMAYGDSSFRDCKLASEEAMATIVKNLQGKLFSNSESIQKRAEATLLLKQLEYPAKECSFKNWLLCTEKFFEKNDLSKSTCVFTIPIEIH; encoded by the exons ATGCTGGTTTACAAGAACTATAACAAGTTCATCAGTGCTACTGATACTATAAAGAG GATGAAAAGTAACATTTCCGGGATGGAGACAAACATGGAGCAGCTTCTTGAGAAG ATAATGTCTGTGCAGTCAAGGAGTGACAGCGTTAACACTTCTCTTTTTGACAAAAGGGAGCACATAGAGAAGCTGCATCCTACTTGCAATCTTCTCCGTAAAGTTCAG TTCATATATGATTTTCCTGATAGACTTAACAAGTGCATCAAATCGGAAGCTTATGCAGATGCATTTAGGTTTTACACTGGAGCAATTCCAATTTTAATG GCATATGGAGATTCATCTTTCCGGGATTGCAAGCTAGCCTCTGAGGAAGCAATGGCTACAATAGTAAAAAACTTGCAG GGGAAGCTATTTTCAAATTCTGAATCAATACAAAAGAGAGCTGAAGCTACATTGCTCCTTAAGCAGTTGGAATATCCG GCTAAAGAATGTAGCTTCAAGAATTGGCTTCTTTGTACAGAGAAATTTTTCGAAAAGAATGATTTATCTAAATCAACATGTGTGTTTACAATTCCAATAGAG ATTCACTAA
- the LOC107610622 gene encoding probable sesquiterpene synthase, with protein MNYTYVFNKFKNIEGEFDEIIVVQDVEGMRSLYEAAQLRFHGEDILEEAHKFTYNKLKSITNQLNPSLADQVNQSLVQPFHKAIPRIMARSYMSFYEKSSTHDEVLLKFAKLDFNILQKWYQKEVGSVTKWWEKLKFSKKVPYGRERTTELYFWPFAMNSEPKYTTFRVVVAKVCQWTTLLDDTYDVYGTIEELELLTQAIQRWDISYIASLPECFKAIFNAIVELVDEIIELSAGSGESDLVLQCLKQALCHYVQGYMDEARWCHEGYIPTYDERKVNGATSTGYQAFTVMFIVLGEFATKETLYWISNNIPLIVHASSVISRLSNDLASHEPSSGNDTNVQHKNNMETLTT; from the exons ATGAATTATACATATGTTTTCAACAAATTCAAGAATATAGAAGGAGAATTCGATGAAATAATTGTTGTTCAAGATGTTGAAGGAATGCGGAGCTTGTATGAGGCTGCACAGTTAAGATTTCATGGAGAAGATATATTAGAAGAAGCACATAAATTCACATACAATAAACTTAAGTCCATCACCAAtcaattgaatccatctcttgctGATCAAGTCAATCAAAGTTTAGTACAACCTTTTCACAAGGCAATTCCAAGAATAATGGCAAGGTCATATATGTCTTTTTACGAAAAAAGTTCTACGCATGATGAAGTTCTTCTAAAGTTTGCAAAACTAGATTTCAATATACTTCAGAAATGGTATCAAAAAGAAGTTGGTAGTGTTACCAA GTGGTGGGAAAagttaaaattttcgaaaaaagtcCCTTATGGAAGAGAGAGGACAACTGAGTTATACTTTTGGCCATTTGCTATGAACTCTGAGCCTAAATATACTACTTTTAGAGTTGTGGTGGCCAAAGTGTGTCAATGGACAACTCTATTAGATGATACTTATGATGTCTATGGAACAATAGAAGAACTTGAGCTCCTCACACAGGCAATCCAAAG ATGGGATATTAGTTACATTGCATCTCTTCCAGAGTGCTTTAAGGCAATTTTTAATGCAATTGTAGAACTTGTTGATGAAATAATAGAGTTAAGTGCTGGGAGTGGAGAATCAGACTTGGTGTTGCAATGTCTCAAACAGGCT CTGTGTCATTATGTACAAGGTTACATGGATGAAGCAAGATGGTGTCATGAGGGATATATTCCAACATATGATGAGCGTAAGGTTAATGGTGCTACTTCTACAGGATATCAAGCGTTTACAGTAATGTTTATTGTTTTGGGAGAATTTGCAACCAAAGAAACTCTTTATTGGATTTCTAATAATATTCCACTTATCGTACATGCTTCGTCAGTTATTTCTAGACTCTCAAATGATTTGGCTTCACACGAG CCTAGCAGCGGAAACGACACAAATGtccaacacaagaacaatatggAAACACTCACAACAtaa